One Vibrio gazogenes genomic region harbors:
- a CDS encoding non-oxidative hydroxyarylic acid decarboxylases subunit B, whose translation MRLIVGMTGATGAPLAVTLLQALQQIPDVETHFVMSRWAKTTIELETSMTARDVSLLADVTYHSADQAAAISSGSFRTDGMIIIPCSMKTLAGIRSGYAEGLIGRAADVILKEQRRLVLVPREMPLNPIHLENMLALARMGVSMVPPMPAWYNRPESVEDIKQHIVTRVLDQFGLDAPFAKRWQGLSQRTNRHDEEIVNDF comes from the coding sequence ATGAGGCTAATTGTTGGAATGACAGGTGCTACCGGGGCCCCTTTGGCTGTTACGCTATTGCAAGCATTACAGCAAATTCCGGATGTAGAAACACATTTTGTAATGTCGCGTTGGGCAAAAACAACGATTGAACTCGAAACGTCAATGACTGCCAGAGACGTCAGTCTTCTGGCCGATGTCACGTATCATTCTGCGGATCAGGCGGCGGCGATTTCATCCGGTTCATTCAGAACAGACGGCATGATCATTATTCCTTGTAGTATGAAGACTTTGGCTGGTATCCGTTCCGGATATGCTGAGGGTTTAATTGGTCGTGCTGCTGATGTGATCTTAAAAGAGCAACGTCGACTAGTGCTTGTTCCCCGTGAAATGCCGCTCAATCCTATCCACTTAGAGAATATGCTCGCGCTTGCCAGAATGGGCGTCTCGATGGTGCCCCCCATGCCTGCGTGGTACAACCGACCTGAGTCTGTCGAGGATATTAAACAGCATATTGTCACGAGAGTGCTGGATCAGTTTGGTCTGGATGCGCCGTTTGCGAAACGTTGGCAAGGTCTTTCTCAAAGAACCAATAGACATGATGAGGAAATCGTTAATGATTTTTGA
- a CDS encoding FAD-binding and (Fe-S)-binding domain-containing protein codes for MQCQPPEVSAPYQNLITRLSSRLAPECIITQPEQRLAYGTDASFYRLIPQVVLRLKDVDEVIFTLRICYELNIHLTFRAAGTSLSGQAVSDSVLVTLTDDWRNYQISEQGHKIKLQPGVIGADANRYLAPYQRKIGPDPASINACKIGGIAANNASGMCCGTAQNSYQTIADIHIIFADGSTLNTADSESIEAFKQRNPTLISGIQTLCEQTRQNHQLTDLIRHKYRLKNTTGYALNALIDYTDPIDVIKHLMIGSEGTLGFIAEITYHTVAEHPFKASALLVFPDIEQASQAVTTLKTTPVAAVEMMDGRSLRAIADEPGMPDFIATLDEHATALLIESHSHNEEQLTMQCEQIMQQLAAYAILESVPFTSDQQTVTTLWGIRKGLFPAVGAVRETGTTVIIEDVAFPIEHLAGGVRDLQTLFNKHHYHEAIIFGHALEGNLHFVFTQGFDQAEEIARYSAFMDDVAQLVAVKYGGSLKAEHGTGRNMAPYVELEWGKSGYALMQQIKKLFDPTGRLNPGVVLNADPQAHVQHLKPMPPANPLVDRCIECGFCEAVCPSRTLTLSPRQRIVLYRELQHRRTLEDSADIQALEQAFEYQGIDTCAATGLCATRCPVGINTGDLVKQLRTEKYSRYDSIARWTANHFTATTQLARTGLKLNASATRLLGTERMQHWNQRLRHHVPIPKWLPEIPTPNRDAIAKYRDTPANNKVVYFPSCASRAMGTTPQGEDQRSLTEVTRRLLNKAGFEIIIPDHLNEQCCGMPYDSKGMTPHAQHKAHQLELALLDASEQGRYPVLMDTSPCVQRLKTELSSTIPLYEPAEFVSRYLLELLTITPTEETIMLHITCSARKMGLEDVMLKLAQACAREVIVPEHIQCCGWAGDKGFTTPELNQAALQPLKSQIPPDCKRGFSHSLTCEIGLSHHSGIPYQSILYLVDEVSDKISA; via the coding sequence ATGCAATGTCAGCCCCCGGAAGTTTCTGCGCCATACCAGAATCTCATCACCCGCTTATCCTCTCGGCTTGCGCCTGAATGTATTATCACGCAGCCGGAACAACGCTTAGCTTATGGCACCGATGCCAGCTTTTATCGTTTAATTCCACAAGTTGTACTTCGGCTGAAAGATGTCGATGAAGTCATATTCACCCTGCGCATTTGCTATGAACTCAATATTCATCTGACATTTCGGGCAGCCGGTACCAGCCTGTCCGGACAGGCGGTTTCAGACTCAGTGCTGGTTACCCTAACCGATGACTGGCGCAACTATCAGATTTCAGAACAGGGCCATAAAATCAAGTTACAACCCGGCGTGATCGGTGCGGATGCGAATCGCTATCTGGCCCCCTACCAACGAAAAATCGGGCCGGATCCGGCATCAATCAACGCATGTAAGATCGGGGGTATCGCAGCCAACAATGCCAGCGGTATGTGCTGTGGCACTGCGCAGAACTCGTATCAGACCATTGCTGACATCCATATCATTTTTGCTGACGGGAGTACGCTCAATACGGCAGACTCTGAGAGCATTGAAGCGTTCAAACAACGAAATCCGACGCTCATCAGCGGGATTCAAACACTCTGCGAACAAACACGGCAAAACCACCAGCTAACCGATTTGATTCGACATAAATACCGCCTGAAAAATACCACCGGTTATGCGCTCAATGCGCTGATTGACTATACCGACCCGATTGACGTAATTAAGCATTTGATGATCGGTTCCGAGGGAACACTGGGATTCATTGCCGAAATCACCTACCACACCGTGGCAGAACATCCGTTTAAAGCTTCAGCGCTGCTGGTCTTTCCCGACATCGAGCAAGCCAGTCAGGCCGTCACGACACTCAAAACAACGCCTGTGGCTGCTGTGGAAATGATGGATGGCCGCTCACTCCGGGCTATCGCCGATGAACCGGGAATGCCGGATTTCATCGCCACGCTGGATGAACATGCGACCGCATTACTCATTGAGTCTCATAGCCACAATGAAGAACAGCTTACGATGCAATGTGAACAGATTATGCAGCAGCTCGCCGCTTATGCGATTCTGGAATCCGTGCCATTTACCTCAGATCAACAGACAGTCACAACGCTATGGGGCATTCGGAAAGGGCTTTTCCCGGCGGTTGGTGCGGTGCGAGAAACCGGCACGACGGTCATTATTGAAGATGTTGCTTTCCCGATTGAACATCTGGCCGGAGGTGTGCGTGATTTGCAGACACTATTTAACAAACACCACTATCATGAAGCGATTATTTTCGGTCATGCACTGGAAGGCAATTTACATTTTGTCTTTACACAGGGGTTTGACCAAGCGGAAGAAATTGCACGATATAGCGCGTTTATGGATGATGTCGCGCAACTGGTCGCGGTGAAATACGGCGGTTCACTGAAAGCAGAACATGGTACCGGGAGAAACATGGCACCCTATGTTGAGCTGGAATGGGGAAAATCCGGTTACGCGCTGATGCAACAGATAAAGAAATTATTTGACCCCACCGGCAGGCTGAACCCCGGAGTGGTTCTCAATGCCGATCCGCAGGCACATGTCCAACATCTCAAACCCATGCCACCAGCCAACCCATTGGTTGATCGCTGTATTGAATGCGGTTTTTGCGAGGCAGTCTGCCCGTCCCGAACACTGACACTCTCCCCGCGGCAACGAATTGTTCTGTACCGGGAATTGCAGCACCGCCGAACGCTTGAAGACAGCGCCGACATTCAGGCGCTAGAACAAGCCTTTGAATATCAGGGAATCGATACATGTGCCGCCACAGGCTTATGTGCGACGCGTTGTCCGGTTGGCATTAATACCGGTGATTTGGTGAAGCAGCTGAGAACCGAGAAATACAGCCGCTATGATTCAATTGCCCGGTGGACCGCGAACCATTTCACCGCCACAACGCAACTTGCCAGAACCGGACTAAAACTGAACGCATCGGCAACACGTCTGCTTGGTACGGAACGAATGCAGCACTGGAATCAACGGTTACGTCACCATGTACCAATACCCAAGTGGTTACCAGAAATCCCGACACCAAATCGTGATGCCATCGCTAAATACCGTGACACGCCAGCGAACAATAAGGTCGTCTATTTCCCGTCCTGTGCCAGTCGAGCGATGGGAACAACACCACAAGGCGAGGATCAACGCTCTCTCACGGAGGTCACACGTCGGTTACTGAATAAAGCAGGATTTGAAATTATCATCCCTGATCATTTAAACGAACAGTGCTGCGGAATGCCCTATGACAGTAAAGGGATGACACCACACGCCCAACACAAAGCTCATCAGTTAGAGCTGGCTTTACTCGATGCCTCTGAACAGGGTCGCTATCCGGTTTTGATGGACACCAGCCCGTGTGTGCAGCGGCTGAAAACTGAATTGAGTTCAACGATACCACTCTACGAACCGGCTGAGTTTGTCAGTCGCTACCTGTTGGAATTGCTGACCATCACCCCAACCGAAGAAACGATTATGCTCCACATTACCTGTAGTGCCCGAAAAATGGGATTGGAAGATGTGATGTTAAAATTGGCTCAGGCCTGTGCCCGTGAGGTCATCGTCCCGGAACATATTCAGTGTTGTGGCTGGGCCGGAGACAAAGGCTTCACCACACCAGAATTGAATCAGGCTGCATTACAACCGTTGAAAAGTCAGATACCGCCGGATTGTAAACGAGGCTTCAGTCATAGCCTGACCTGTGAAATTGGTCTTTCACACCACAGCGGTATTCCTTATCAATCCATCCTGTATCTGGTAGATGAAGTGTCCGATAAGATCAGCGCTTGA
- a CDS encoding YrhK family protein, translating to MNTTKAKLDINIGGEHLVIQQRYEALSAFNDLLIAIWFLIGSFFFLNDSLVESGTWLFIAGSAQLLIKPFIKLTSLVHLYRIQNRYNNE from the coding sequence ATTAATACAACAAAGGCAAAACTGGACATCAATATCGGGGGCGAACATCTGGTCATCCAGCAACGTTATGAGGCATTGAGTGCCTTCAATGATCTGCTCATTGCGATCTGGTTTCTGATCGGCAGCTTCTTTTTCTTAAACGATTCGTTGGTTGAAAGCGGGACTTGGCTATTTATCGCCGGCAGTGCTCAGCTCCTGATTAAACCATTTATCAAACTAACCAGTCTGGTTCATCTTTATCGCATTCAAAATCGCTACAATAACGAGTAA
- a CDS encoding MarR family winged helix-turn-helix transcriptional regulator, producing MTQPLDSAVFHLMRKLFQEHTSYWQEALPHVTKPQFSVLHAIAQSPGIEQVDLVEAAITTKATLAELLGRMEKRGLINRQHGTQDKRRRFVYLTTEGERLYHDSMAVVQSLDMRFLSRISAAEHQQLLRILNTLSASR from the coding sequence ATGACTCAACCATTAGATTCAGCTGTATTTCACTTAATGCGGAAACTATTTCAAGAACACACATCCTATTGGCAAGAAGCATTACCCCATGTGACAAAACCACAGTTTTCCGTTTTGCATGCGATTGCCCAATCTCCGGGAATTGAACAAGTTGATCTGGTGGAAGCGGCCATTACGACCAAAGCAACATTGGCAGAACTACTGGGCAGAATGGAAAAACGGGGGCTGATTAACCGGCAGCATGGCACACAAGATAAAAGACGCCGTTTTGTTTATTTAACGACGGAAGGCGAAAGGCTTTACCATGATTCAATGGCAGTCGTTCAATCACTCGATATGCGGTTTCTGAGCCGTATCTCAGCAGCGGAGCATCAACAATTGTTGCGTATTCTGAATACATTATCCGCCAGCCGTTAA
- a CDS encoding non-oxidative hydroxyarylic acid decarboxylases subunit C → MIFDDLRSYLNALEEQGQLLRITEQVKAEPDIGAAANAAGRIGDGAPALWFDNIEGFTDAKVVMNTVGSWPNHAISIGLPPNTPVKKQIDEFIRRWDNFPVAPVYRDNPPWAENTVDGEAINLFDILPLFRLNDGDGGFYLDKGCTVSRDPTDPDNFDKQNVGVYRLEVKGKRKLGLQPIPMHDIAIHLHKAEERGEDLPVAIVLGNDPIITLMGATPLKYDQSEYDMAGALREAPYPIVKAPLTGFDVPWGSEVVLEGVIECGVREIEGPFGEFTGHYSGGRRMTVVRIDKVSYRTNPIFESLYLGMPWTEIDYLIGPTTCVPLYQQLKAEFPEVQAVNAMYTHGLLVIISTKKRFGGFARSVGMRAMTTPHGLGYVKMVIMVDEDVDPFDLKQVMWAMSSKVNPAGDLVQLNNMSVLELDPGSSPAGMTDKLIIDATTPVAPDNRGNYGMPVKDLPETKEWASKLIRMIDEAKEGKQ, encoded by the coding sequence ATGATTTTTGATGATTTAAGAAGTTATTTAAATGCGTTAGAAGAGCAAGGACAACTGCTGAGAATTACCGAGCAGGTGAAAGCAGAACCGGATATTGGCGCTGCGGCCAATGCGGCTGGGAGAATTGGTGACGGTGCACCGGCACTTTGGTTTGATAATATCGAGGGGTTTACCGACGCCAAAGTGGTGATGAATACCGTTGGGTCGTGGCCAAATCACGCGATATCAATTGGGTTACCACCCAATACACCGGTGAAAAAACAGATCGATGAATTTATTCGTCGTTGGGATAATTTTCCTGTGGCACCTGTTTATCGGGACAACCCGCCTTGGGCAGAAAATACCGTTGATGGTGAAGCGATCAATTTGTTTGATATTCTGCCGCTTTTCCGGCTCAACGATGGGGATGGCGGATTCTATCTCGATAAGGGGTGTACAGTTTCTCGGGATCCGACGGATCCAGACAACTTTGACAAGCAAAATGTCGGAGTTTATCGGCTGGAAGTCAAAGGTAAAAGAAAGTTGGGTTTGCAGCCGATTCCGATGCATGACATTGCGATTCATCTGCATAAAGCAGAGGAGAGGGGCGAGGATCTGCCTGTGGCGATTGTGCTCGGTAATGATCCAATCATCACACTGATGGGGGCAACACCACTTAAATATGATCAGTCTGAATACGATATGGCAGGGGCGCTCAGAGAAGCACCGTATCCGATTGTAAAAGCACCGTTGACCGGATTTGATGTGCCTTGGGGATCTGAAGTCGTGCTCGAAGGGGTTATTGAATGTGGTGTCCGTGAGATCGAAGGACCATTCGGTGAGTTTACCGGACATTATTCCGGTGGTCGGAGAATGACCGTTGTCAGAATTGATAAGGTTTCTTACCGGACCAATCCAATTTTCGAATCCTTATATCTCGGAATGCCGTGGACGGAAATTGATTATTTAATTGGGCCTACGACTTGTGTCCCCTTGTATCAACAACTCAAAGCTGAGTTTCCTGAAGTCCAAGCAGTGAATGCCATGTACACACATGGTTTACTGGTGATTATCTCGACGAAAAAACGTTTCGGTGGCTTTGCCCGATCAGTCGGAATGCGTGCCATGACCACGCCGCATGGTCTTGGCTATGTCAAAATGGTCATTATGGTTGATGAAGATGTGGATCCTTTCGATTTAAAACAAGTGATGTGGGCGATGTCATCGAAAGTGAATCCGGCAGGTGACTTGGTTCAACTGAATAACATGTCGGTTCTTGAACTGGATCCCGGCTCATCGCCGGCAGGGATGACGGATAAATTGATTATCGATGCGACAACGCCGGTTGCTCCGGATAATCGAGGAAACTACGGGATGCCAGTTAAAGATCTGCCTGAGACGAAAGAGTGGGCATCCAAATTAATTCGTATGATTGATGAAGCAAAGGAAGGTAAACAATGA
- a CDS encoding MFS transporter: METSSIATQRIAVPVIALALYAIASGYLMSLIPLILTHYGLDTSLASWLASVFYAGLLLGAVMMEPFVNRCGHRLAFIWCLVILLLSIVVLPLLPYAAIWLAARFVAGVAVAGVFVVVESWLLHGDASRRAKRLGIYMVALYGGTAIGQFGIGLGVSGVIPFTVIIVLLVLASVVLIYGDMDQPPAQQAISLSWKQMTKLNHAALIGCLVSGLMLGAIYGLMPVELANRGIPTTHLGSLLALVILGAMAVQPIIPWLSKFLGRKLLMAMFCLVGAGASVLPVLYSGMSTLVLGLFLLGVATFALYPIAINLGCDKLDANYIVSATQVMLFSYSVGSVLGPLMANWFIQGNQGLLGYLFVISLSTCFYMLISSIKTKHQWVAGG; this comes from the coding sequence TTGGAGACTTCCTCTATTGCTACTCAGCGCATTGCGGTGCCTGTGATCGCTTTGGCCCTGTATGCGATTGCGTCCGGTTACCTCATGAGTTTGATCCCACTTATTCTGACTCATTATGGGCTAGACACATCGCTTGCGAGCTGGCTTGCCAGTGTTTTTTATGCCGGTCTTTTGTTAGGCGCGGTGATGATGGAACCTTTTGTGAACCGTTGCGGGCATCGACTGGCATTTATCTGGTGTTTGGTGATCTTGCTACTTTCCATTGTGGTATTGCCATTACTGCCTTATGCCGCGATCTGGCTTGCTGCACGTTTTGTGGCCGGGGTTGCGGTTGCCGGTGTCTTTGTGGTGGTCGAATCTTGGCTGTTACATGGTGATGCGTCTCGACGTGCAAAGCGTTTAGGCATTTACATGGTGGCTTTATACGGCGGGACTGCAATTGGTCAGTTCGGTATTGGTTTGGGGGTCTCCGGTGTGATCCCATTTACGGTCATTATTGTGTTGTTGGTTCTGGCTTCTGTGGTTTTGATTTATGGCGACATGGATCAGCCGCCTGCACAACAAGCGATAAGTTTATCCTGGAAACAGATGACCAAGCTTAACCATGCTGCATTGATCGGGTGTCTGGTTTCTGGACTGATGCTGGGGGCCATTTATGGTTTAATGCCAGTTGAACTCGCAAATCGTGGCATTCCGACGACACATCTTGGTAGTTTGCTCGCATTGGTTATCCTCGGCGCAATGGCCGTACAGCCGATCATTCCTTGGTTGTCAAAATTTCTGGGGCGTAAACTCCTGATGGCCATGTTTTGTTTGGTTGGTGCCGGCGCATCCGTTTTACCGGTCCTTTACTCTGGAATGAGTACGTTGGTACTTGGGTTATTTCTGTTGGGTGTTGCAACGTTTGCGCTCTATCCGATTGCGATCAATCTCGGATGTGACAAGTTAGATGCTAACTATATTGTGTCGGCAACGCAGGTGATGCTGTTTAGTTACAGTGTGGGTTCGGTATTGGGACCGCTCATGGCGAACTGGTTTATACAAGGCAATCAGGGGCTGCTGGGCTATTTATTTGTGATTTCACTCAGTACCTGCTTCTATATGCTGATTTCCAGTATCAAAACCAAGCATCAGTGGGTTGCCGGGGGCTGA